AGGTCCTGAAGGCGGGCAGCGACGAGATCGCGGAGGTCGGCGAGACCGGCCGCGTCGCGATCGACGTGTCCGCCAGCCCGCTTATGCCGTTCTCCGGCTACCGCGACGCCCCCGAGCGGACCGCGGAACGCTTCAGCGCCGACGGCCGCTGGTACTACACCGGCGACATCGCCGCCCGCGACCGCGACGGGTACCTGACCTTCGGCTCCCGCGACGACGACGTGATCCTCATGGCGGGCTACCGGATCGGCCCGTTCGAGGTGGAAAGCGCGCTGACGCAGCACGAGGCCGTCGCGGAAGCCGCGGTGATCGGCGCGCCGGACGAACTGCGCGGCGAGCTGGTGGTGGCTTACGTCGTGCTGAACCCCGGGGTCGAGGGGTCGGACGAGCTGGTCGACGAGCTGAAGCAGACGGTCAAGACCCGCCTGGCCGCGCACGTCTACCCGCGGCGCATCCACTTCGTGGCGGAACTGCCGAAGACGCCGAGCGGCAAGATCCAGCGTTTCGCATTGCGGGGGCGGGAGCTGAGCGCCGCTTCGAGCTGAGTTTTCCCGCGGCCGGCGCCACACTGGCCCGATGCCGCCTGATCTGCACGGCCGGGTCGCCCTCGTCGCGGGGGCGACCCGCGGTGCGGGCCGGGGAATCGCCGCGGCGCTGGGCGAGGCCGGGGCGACCGTGATCTGCACCGGCCGCAGCAGCCGCAACGTACTCCGGCGCTCCGACTACGACCGGCCGGAGACCGTCGAGGAAACCGCTGCGCTGGTATCTCAGCTGGGCGGGGTCGGTGTTCCGTTCGTCGCAGATCATCTGGACCACGACGACGTCCGCCGGCTGGCTGCGTTCGTTGATGCCGAGCACGGGCGGCTTCACGTGCTGGTCAACGACATTTGGGGCGCGGAACGGCTCAAGGGCGGTCCGGCGGACTGGAACACGCCGGTGTGGGAACACGATCTCGATGCCGGGTTGCGGATCCTCCGGCTCGGGGTGGAGACGCATCTGGTCACGTCGCATTTCCTGCTGCCGCTGGTGATCCGGGAGCCAGGCGGGTTGGTGGTCGAGGTCACCGACGGGACCGCGGCGCACAATGCCGCGCGCTACCGGATCTCGGTGTTTTACGACCTGGCCAAGGCGTCGGTGAACCGGCTGGCTTTCTCGCAGGGACATGAGCTGGCTGCTTACGCAGGTGCGGCTGTTGCGGTCACGCCGGGTTGGCTGCGGTCGGAGATGATGCTCGACGCTTACGGGGTGACTGAGGAGAACTGGCGGTCGGCTTTGGCGGCTGGTGCTCCTGCCGGGTTCGCGGAGTCGGAATCGCCGCGGTATGCGGGCCGCGGGGTGGCTGCGATGGCGGCGGATCCTGGGCGGGATCGGTAGAATCAGCGGTCGGTGAGTTCGGCGGAGCTGGCGCGGGAGTACGGGGTGACGGATGTGGACGGGCGGCAGCCGGACAGCTGGGGTGCTTAGGCGTATCGCTGCCAGCTGAGTTCGCCGCTTTCCAGATCCGCGCACACTTCCCGGAGCCACGTCAGTTCTGCCGTGACGACGGCTGTTCGGTGCTCGTGCTCCAGCAGGTGCAGCCGTGGAACGTAGGCGTCGCGCGAGGCGCGGAGCACCGTCTCGGTTCCGTCGAGCCGTTCCTGCAGCGCCTCGATTCGCTGTCGCAAGTGGACTAGTGCGTCTTCCGGGGCGAGCAGGTGCAGAAATGACACCGCCGCCGGAAAGAGCGGGAACTCGGCAGCCGGGGTCGCGATGCCGGAGCGGACCGCGGTCAGCAACGTTTCCCGACCGGCCGGAGTGATCTCGTAAACCGTGCGCTCGGGCCGCCGTTCGGTGCGTTCGACGGCGTGGACGCGGACCAGCCCGTCGCGGACGAGCCGGTCCAGCGCGGTGTGCAAACCCGAGCGCGTGCGGACATTCACGACCAGGTCGACGCCGCGTTCCTTGATCAGCTGCTGCATCCCGTAGGCGTGCCGCGGTTCCTCGGCGAGAAGCGCGAGAACCGCGAGCACGACCGGGGACAGGTTTCCTCGAGGAGCCATAGTCTGTACTGTACTAGTCTGTAACAGACTAATGGGGAGGGGCTGATGGAGAGCCGAAGTCTCGGTACCGCGCTGCTCGAAGTCGCGGTCTCTGTCGGGGGCTACTACGTGCTTCGCGCGTGCGGGGCGGGAGTTTTCTGGTCTCTGACCGGACCGGCGCTGGTGGTCGCGGTGCTCGCCGTCGCGGCGACAATCCGCCGTCGTCGGCTGGACCTGGTGGGGCTGCTGGTCCTGATTGAGCTGGCCACGACACTCACTTTGACTTTGGTGACGCGGAACCCGCGGGTCGCCGCACTGCGCGAGGCGGCTTACGTTCTGGTCGCTGGGGTTTTCTGCCTGGTCACGTTGTGGCGGCGGGCTCCGCTGACCCACGTTTTCGCCGCGTCGGCCGCGAGTTTCGGCGACCCGGCGCGGGAGCGGGCTTTCGCGTGCGCGTGGAGTTCGGTGCCGCGGTACCGGCGGTGGCAGCGCGCGCTGACCGCGCTGCTGGGAACGATTTTGCTGGCCGCGGCCGCGGTACGGGCGGTGATCCTGCTGAGTGCGTCGGAGGCCGGGCTCGCGCATGCGGTGGACGTGTCGAATACGGTGACGCTCTACATGCTCGGCGCGCTTGGCGTGGCGAGCGGGGTCCTGATCCAGGTGCCGCGGCGGATCATCGAGCGGCTCGCTTCGTCAGCGGACACCGGCTGACCTTCCTTGCTCGATCAGCGGTACTCCGCGTGGGGCAGCCATTTGCCGTCTCCCAGGTGGATCGACGGGACCCGGAAGATCGGTTTCTCGTAGCCGAGGTCCATGCGGAGGATGTTGTCTTCGCCGGGTTGGGCGAGGACTTCCCAGATGACCTCGACCATTCCGCCGGGGTGCTCGTTCCACTCGAATGTGCCCCGGTCCCAGAAGACCACGGGCCACTGGTTCGGGTCTTCGGGGCTGGTCCGCCAGAAGAACACGCCGCCGCCGGTGTCGTTGGCCCAGGGGAGGAGGCCGCCGGGTTCGGGGAACAGGCGGTAGCCGGTGCCTTCCAGGAAATTTCCCCAGGGGGAGTCGAAAGACTCGAGCACGTCGTGGATCTTGTCGCGGACGAACGTCTCCAGGTCGACGCGGGCGTCGACGGGATTGGCGAAGTTCACCGCGCCGCGGAAGCAGCCCGACGGGAACCTGGACATCAGGGCTTTGCAGTCGTCGGGGTAGCGGATGCCGACGGCCTGTTCGACCTCGGTCCAGTTCCGGCCTTGGCGGATGCCGCCGGTCCAGCCGGAGAGTCGGGCGAGTTCGTCGATCGATCGGGGGGTCATCGGTACTCCGGGTTCGGGATCCAGCCGAGCCGTTCGCCCGCGTACGTCGAGGGGACCCGGAAGATCGGTTCCTCGTGGTCGAGGTCGCGGCGGAGGAGATTGTCGCCTCCGGGGCGGGTGAGGACTTCCCAGATCATTTCCACGACGCCGCCCTCGTATTCGAACCATTCGCGGAAATCCGCGTTGTAGTGGGCGATCAGCCACCGGTTCGGGTCTGCTGGTTCGGTGAGCCAGCAGAACATGCCGCCCTGTCCGTCTCCGCCCCAGGGCAGAAGGCCGCCTTCGGCGGGGAAGAGGCGGTAGTTCGTGCCGTTGAGGTATTCCAACCGTTCGTCGGCCAGGATTTCCAGGGTTCCGAGGACGTCCTCCCGCAGGAAACGCGGATAGTCCGTGCGGGCGTCGACCGGGTTGGCCACGACGATCGCGTCGCAGAAAGCGCCCGACGGGAATCGGGAGAACAATTCCTTGTAGTCATCCGGGAGCACGGTGCCGATGTCCCGTTCGACAGTGCTCCAGTCCCGGCCCGGCCGGATGCTTCCGGTCCACCGGGTGATTTCGACGATCTCTTCGATCAGGCGGCTCACCTGCGCAGCCTACCGAAATTCGATCACCGGCGGGCTTGCGCTGAACGGAGCAATCAAACCCGAGGCAGCCGCCGTACCGCCGCCGTGTACTCCTCCGTGATGCGCGCGACGATCTCCGCTGCCGGAAGGACTTCCGTGATCAGCCCCGCCGACTGACCGGCTTCCACCTTTCCCGAAACGACATCGCCGTGCAGGGCGGCATCCTTCAGTGAGGAAGCCTGAAAAACCTTGCGCCGCAAGGACTCCTCCGCTCCGGAAGCCTCCAGTTCCTCCATTCGCGCGGTGAAGTCGTTCGCCAGCGCGCGGATCACCCCCAGTCCATGGCCCACCGTCCGCGTGTCGTCGACTCCGGCGGCGAGCACTGCCTGCTGGTAGGAAGGATGTACCGTCGCCTCGGAACTCGCCAGGAAGCGGGTTCCGAATTGAGCGGCGCCGGCGCCCAAAGCCAGCATCGCGGCCAAACCGGCGCCATCGGCGACTCCGCCGGACGCGATTACCGGGACCGAAGGCACGGCGGTGGCCACGGCACGGACCAGAACTTGCGTGGTCACCATTCCGGGCGGCGGATGTCCGCCAGCCTCGGCACCGACTGCCACCAAGCCGTCGACACCGGCGGCGGCGGCCTTAAGTGCATGCGAGACCCCGGCAACCACGTGCAGGCATCTGGTTCCGACAGCCTGGAACCGATCGAGATACCGGCGCGGGCCGCCTTGGGAGGCGATCAGGACTGGCGGGCGGCGGGCGAGCAGGAGCTCGATCACCTCGTCGGCGCCGGCCCGGTACAGGGGCAGGTTCACGGCCCACGGACGGTCGGTTCCGGCGGCCATTTCGTCCAGGACCCGCGCGAGGTCGGGCAGGCGCATCGGGCCGGCGGCGACTACGCCCAGGCCGCCGGAGTTGCTGACGGCCAAAGGCAAAGCCGAGGACGACGAGGCCCACGACATTCCGGCTTGGATGATGGGCAGGTCCAGACCCAGCAGGTCGGTGACGGAAGTGCGCATCAGGAGTTCTCCAGCAAAGTCCGCGCGTAACGCGCCAGGTGGTTCTTCTGCACCTTGGCGCTGGCGGTCATGCCGATCGCCTCGAAACCGTCCACAATGCGCAGATGTCGCGGGACTTTGAAGCCTGCCAAGCGTTCTTTCGCCCACAAGAGCAGCTCTTCTTCCGAAACACCGGCCGAAGTCAGCACGACAAATGCGAAGGGCACTTCGATCAACCGCTCGTCGGGCACTCCCACGACGGCGGCCTGGCGCACGGCGGGATGCCGGTGCAGCACGTCCTCGACCTCCGCGGGGGCGACGTTTTCCCCGCCCACCCGGATGATTTCCTTGGTGCGGCCGGTGAAATGGAACCGGCCGGAAGCATCGAGCAGGCCGACGTCTCCGGTGGACAGCCAGCCGTCGGCGTCGATCGTTTCGGCGGTCCGCACGGGGTCGTCCAGGTAGCCTTGCATGACATTCCACCCCCGCACCAGCACCGAGCCGGGTTCGCCGGGCGCGCAGTCGCGGGTGCCGTCCAGGGCGCGGATGCGGATTTCCACGCCTGGTTCGGGGGCCATCGCTCCGGAGGCCCGGATTTCTTCCGGTTCCCACCAGGCGGATTGCGCGACATTCGGAGACGCTTCGGAAAGCCCGTATCCGGCAACGCATTCGCGTGCGCCCAGTTCCTCGATGACGCGGCGCACGACGGTGGGGGAGGCGGCGACCCAGGCTCCGCGCAGAGACAGGCGACGGTGCGGGCGATCCGGGTGATTGAGCAGGAGCAGGGCGATGGTGTCGTTGCCGGAGAAGTGCGTGCACCGTTCGGTTTCCAACAGGCGCAACGCTTCTGCGGGTTCGAATTTCGGCATCGTCACCAAGGTGGTCGCGTGTTGCAAGGATGACAATACCGACAGCGTGCTTCCGGCGACGTGGAAGAACGGGCGGGCGGAATGGAACCGGTCGCCGGGGCGCAATCCCATGCGGGCACCGGAAAAGAAAGCGTCGGCGCACATGCTGCGGTGGGTCAGGAGGACGCCTTTGGGGCGCGAAGTCGTGCCCGAAGTGTATTGCACGAGAAGGAGATCGTCCGGAGTGGCAACGGGATCGGCGGGAGAACCGGCGGCCAGGAACTCGGTCCAGCTTTCTTGGCCCACGATGACGATGCGTTCCAGCAGCGGAAGGGAAGAGCAGCCGGGTTCGATGCCTGCCTCGGCGAACATTTCCGGGAAGTTGACGTTCAGAACACGGTCGGCGGCGAACAGAGTGCTGACCTTCGCGTGCGACAAAGTGTAGTGCACCTCGTCGGCGGTGAAGCGGGTGTTGACGGGCACGACGAGCGCGCCCAGCGAACCCAGCGCCAGGAAAAGCGTGACCCACTCCGGAGTATTGCCCAGGCAGAGCCCGACACGGGAGCCCCGGCCGATCCCGGAAGCGGCCAGAGCCCCGCGTGCCCGGGAAACCTCAAGAGCCAGTTCTCGGTAGGTGATCCGGGCATCGGCGGTGACGACGGCCTCGACGTCCGGAGCCAGGAGCGCGGCCCGCGCGAGGGCGTCCTGGACGGTGAGCGGGCAGGCGGTGCGCAGGTCGGTCATCGGGGCTCTCCAGTGAACCGGGCGACGCCGTCGCGCCAGCTGCCGTCGGCGAGGTTCTGTTCGATGGCGGACATTTCGATCCGGATGCCGCGGTCGAGGTCGGTTTCCGATCCCAGATCCACCGCCCGTTTGGTCAGGGCGATCGCGCCGGGCGGGGCGGCGGCGATGGCGGCGGCCACCTCGGCTCCGGCGGCGGCCAGGTCGGGGACGACGCGGTTGACCAGGCCGAGCGAAGCAGCCTCCGAAGCGGACAACGGCGTGTTGGTGAACAACAGTTCCTTGGCCCGCCGTTTCCCGATGGCGCGCTGAAGCCGCTGGGTCGCGCCGACGGTGCCCCAATGCGGTTCAGGGAAGCGGAAAACGGTGTCTGAGGCGGCAAGCGCGAAATCGGCGGCGAGGGTGATTTCCCCGCCGGAGCCGACGACGGTGCCGTGCACCAACGCGACGACCGGACACCGGCAGGCCTCGATCGCCGCATAAGCCGCGAAGGACGCGACTCGGCGGCGACGGACCCACGCGGCGTCCTTGCCGGTCCGCTCCTTCAGATCGGCCCCGGCGCAGAAGACCGGACCCGCGCCGCTGAGCAGCACAACCCGGGCGTCTGAGATATCGACCGCGTCGAAGGCTTCCTTCAGCGCGTGGCACATCGCGAGATCCACCGCGTTGCGCGCCGTCGGCCGGGCCAGTTCGACGCGGGCGATTCCGTCGGTGACATCCAGCGTCACGCGTTCGTTCATCAGATCACCCCCGCGGCCCGCAGGCCCTCGATCTCGTCCTCCGACAATCCCGCCAGGTCGCGCAGTACGACGTCAGTGTCCGCGCCGAGCACCGGAGGCGTCCCCAACGCCGGAGCGTCTCCGGCAGTCTCGCGCAACGGCGTGCGCAGCGCCGGGAACGCGCCTTCGACGGGGTGCGTGAACTCCCCGACGACACCCCGCGCGACGGCATGCGGGTCGGCCAGCGCCTCCCGGACCGAACGCACCGCGCCAACGGGGACCTCGGCGGCCTGCAGTTCCTTGACCAGCTGGTCCCGGTCGTGCTGGGCGATCGCACCGCGCAGGGCTTTCATGACGCGCGCGCGGTGTTCGACGCGACCGGCGTTGTGCCGCAGCGAAGGGTCTTCGGCCAAAGTGGACAGTCCGAGCACGGAGCACAGCGGCGCCCAATGCTGGTCGCTGCCGCTGATGTGCAGCCATTCGCCGTCCCCGGCCTGGAACGCCGCCGACGGCACGCGCCCCGGGTGTTCGGTCCCCGTCCGGACGGGATCCTCGCCGAGTGCGAACAGCCGCGCGGCGTTGAGGGCGTGCAGGCTGAGCTGGACGTCCATCATCGCTACGTCCAGGTGCCGCCCCCGGCCGTCGGACGATCGCCCGGCAAGCCCGGTCAGCACGGCGATCACCACCCACAGCCCGGACGTCAGGTCCGCCACCGGCACCCCGGTTTTCGCGGGCGGGCCAGCGGGATCGCCGGTCATCGCCATCACCCCGGACAGCGCCTGGAACACCGTGTCGTAGCCCTTGCGGTGCGCGTCCGGCCCGGTCTGGCCGAAGCCGGTCGCGGACACCAGCACGAGACCGGGATTCTCCGCGGCCAGTTCGGCGTAACCGAGGCCGAGCCGGTCGAGCGTGCCGGGCAGGAAGTTCTCCACGACGACGTCGGCGCGCGCGGCCAGTTTCCGGACGACGTCGCGGCCGCGCGGGTCCTTCAAGTCCACAGTGACCGATCGCTTGCCGCGGTTGAAGGCGAAGAAGTACGCGCTTTCGCCGTGCGGCAACCGGGGTTCGAAGCCGCGGGTTTCGTCGCCGCTGCCCGGGCGTTCGACCTTGACCACGGTCGCGCCGAGTTCGGCGAGGATCTGGGTGGCCAGCGGCGCGGCGAGGACCCGCGAGAGGTCCAGGACCGTGACCCCGGCGAGCGGGCCGGTCATGAGCGGAACCCGCGCATCAGCGCGTTGACGTCCTGTCCGGCGCGCATCGCGGCGTCCGTCGGCAGGTCCGCGACCCGGTAGAAGAGGTCCTTGGCCGCGGCGAGCGCGCGGGGCTCCACCGAGGCCCAGCGCTGCGCGATGGCGAGCGCCGCGGGCACGGTCTCGGCAGGTTCGACCACCCGGTTCACCAGCCCGGAGGACAACGCTTCTGCGGCGGTGAGCAGCCGGCCGGTGCTGACCAGCTCGAACGCCAGCTTGCGGCCCAGGTGCCGGACCAGCCCGGTCATCACCAGCGCGGGCACGATCGAATGCTTCAGCTCGGGATAGCCGAACTTCAGGTCCGACCCGGCGACCACCAGATCCGCCCCGATCGCCAGCCCGGCACCACCGCCGACAGCTGCCCCGCGCACCGCGCTGACGACCGGGACCGGCAGTTGCTGCATGCGCGTCTGGAGCCGGGCGGTGAGCGCGGCGCGTTCGAGAACGGCTTCCGGCTGGCCAGGGGTGAGCGACGAGAACTCGTTCAAATCAGCCCCGGCGCAAAACCCGCGCCCAGCCCCCGTCAAAACGACAGCACGGACGCTCGGGTCCCGTCCGGCTTCGTCCAACGCAGTATCGAGAGCGCGGGTGAGCGCGGTGTCGAGCGCGTTGAGTTTGTCCGGCCGATTCAGCGTAAGGACGCGGACGGCGTCGTGATTTTCGGTCAGCAGCACAGGTTTTCTCCCCAAAGAAAGGTCAGGCGGACGCGAAGCCGGCGCGGGCGACCATGCTGTGCAGCGGGCGGCCGAGCGCTTCTTCGCAGGCCGCGGACGCCGCGGCGAGCTGGTCGAGATCGAGGCCGGTTTCGACGCCCATCGCGGCGAACAGGCTGGCCAAGTCCTCAGTGCACACGTTGCCGGTGAGCCCGGCCCCGTAGCCGATCTTCGCCGGATGCCCGCCGACGCCGCCCATCGCGGAATCGAAATGGCGGCACCCGGCCTCCAGCGCGGCGACCGCGTTCGCGATCCCGGTCCCGCGCGTGTTGTGCAGATGCGCGACCAGCGGCAAGTGCGGGTTCTCGCGGGACAGCCGCGAGTACAGCGCACGCACCGAGCCCGGAGTCGCGACGCCGGTGGTGTCGCCCAAGGTCACCAGGCTCGCGCCGAGATCGGCGAAACGCGCGACGTCTTCGGCCACCCGCCCCGGGTCGACCTTGCCCTCGAACGGGCAGCCGAACGCCACCGAAACCACTCCGACCAGGCGAAACCGGCCGTCGGCGAGCTTCACCATCTCGGTGACCCGCTCCCATTGCCCGGCGCGCGTGGTGCGCAGATTCCGTTCGGTGTGCACCTCGGTGGCGGACACCAGCAGGCTCAGCTCCTCGGCGCCGTGCCCGGCTTCGAGGTCGGCGAGCGCGCGTTCGACGGCGCGCGGGTTCGGGCAGGTCGCCTTGAACGCGACGCCCGGGCGCCGGTCGATCCCGGCGAGCACCTCGGACGCGTCCGAGAACCCGGGGACCCGCGCGGGATGGCTGTAGCTGGTCGCCTCGATCCGGCGGAAACCGGCGCGCGCGAAGGAGTTCAGCAGCGCGATCTTCGTCGCGGTCGGCACGGGCTCCGGCTCGTGCTGCAGCCCGTCGCGGGCGAAGCACTCGCAGATCGTGACGGCGTCGGACATCCTGGGCCCACCTCCTCGTCGGTGGGTCCAGAAGTACGCGAGGGTGTTGATAAAGTCAACACTACTCGGCGACCGGGTGAGCCCGCTCACTCTCCTCGACGGCCAGCGCGTGCTCGGCCAGCTTGTCGAGCGCGCGGTCCAGCACTCGCGCCTCCTCGGCGGTGAGGGTGGCGAGGAAGTCCGCGTCGCGCTCGTTGGCGGCGGTGATCAGGCCGCGGTAGACCCGGGTGCCCTCGGCGGTCAGCGCCAGTTGCGACGTGCGCCCGGACCCGGCCGTGCGGTTGACCAGTCCGCGGTCGGTCAGACGGCTGACCACGCGGCTCATCTGCGCTTTGTCGAGTCCGGCGCGGCGCGCGAGCCGGTTGAGCGTGAGCGTCGGGTCGGCCGCGATGAGCGCGATCGCGCGCCATTCGCCGAGGCTCACGTCGAAATCGCGCCGGTAGCGCACCGCGGCGCTGCGCGACATCGCCGACGACGTGCGCGAGAGCCGGTAGGACAGCAGTCCGGAGATGGGGACCAGGTCGTGTCCGTCTGCGCGTTCGGCCATGGCCGGACATCGTAGCCGTTGCCCGTCAGGTGTTGACAAACTCAACACTTGATGCGGAGACTGCCCCTCGCCCGATCCGGACGAAGGAGTCTCAGCCGTGGCCGAACCATCCGCTGTCGCCGGCGCTCCGGCGACCGCCGCCGTCGATCGCAAAGCGACCTATCGCACGATCGCCCGGCGCGTCATGCCGCTGCTGGTGCTGTGTTACGTCGTGAGCTACATCGACCGGACCAACATCGGGATCGCGCAGCAGGGCCTGAAACGCGACCTCGGCTTCGGCCCCGCGGTGTACGGGCTCGGCGTCACGCTGTTCTTCGTCGGCTTCATCCTCTTCGAAGTCCCGAGCAACGCGCTGCTCGCCCGCATCGGCGCGCGCAAAACCCTCGCCCGCATCATGGCCACCTGGGGCGTGATGACCGTGGTGACCCTGTTCGTGCAGAACGAGATCATGTTCTACGCCGCGCGCTTCCTGCTCGGCGTCGCCGAAGCCGGGTTCTTCCCGGGCGCGTTGTACCTGCTGTCGCTGTGGTTCCCGTCGTCGCGGCGGACCCGGATGACGGCCGTGTTCTTCATCGGCATCCCGGTGTCCGGCGCGCTCGGTTCGGTGATGTCGGGCTGGATCATGCATTCGCTCGGCGGCGCCGGCGGGCTCGCGGACTGGCAGTGGCTGTTCCTGATCGAGGGGATCCCGCCGATCCTGCTGGCCGGGCTCGTGCTGCTCTTCGTCACCGACGGCCCGGAGCAGGCGAAGTGGCTCACCGCGGACCAGAAGGCGGCCGTGCGCGCCGACCTCGACGCGGACCTGCGGGACAAGGGCCCGGCGAAGCAGAAGCACAGCGGCCTGCTGCTCGCCCTGCGCGACCCGAAGGTCTGGATTCTCGGGCTCTGCGCGTGCGGCGCGTACACGCTGGCGAACGCCGTCTCGTACTGGACGCCGCGGATCATCGCCAACGCCGGCGTCGGCAACGTCCTGAACCTCGGCTTCTTCTCGGCGATCCCGCCGCTGCTCGGCATCGTGGTGATGCTGCTGGTCGGCAGGCATTCCGACCGCACGCTCGAGCGGCGCTGGCACGCGGCGATCAGCTGGATCGCGGCGGTGTGCGCGATGCTGGCGATCTCGGTGTCCGGCGGCAATGTCGTGGTCGTCATCCTGCTGCTCGCGGTGATGGCCGCCGCGCACTACTCGGGGCTCACGGTGTTCTACTCGATCCCGTCGATCTACCTGACCGACCGGGCCGCGGCGACCGGGATCGCGGTCGTGACGTCGATGGGATCGTTCGCGGCCGCCGCCTCGCCGTCGCTGCTCGGGTTCATCGAATCCTCGACCGGAAGCCTCTCGCTGGGGCTGCAGATCAGCGCGGGCATCATCCTGCTCGCCGTCGTGGTGCTGCTCGTCGGCGTCCGGCCCGGCGATCTCCGCGAACGGTGGCGCTGACCCTCCAAAGTGTGCCTTTCGGCACGCGAACCTCCCTTCGACCTCGGCGGGCTGCTCTTTCTCATCGCTCTCACAGGAACCCCGGAGTAGACCGGGTGCCGCCGGAGGGAGGAGCGGTGGGCGATGGAGCGCGCGAACGGGCACTGGGCCGAACGGATCGGCGTGGTCGCGCTGGTCGCGGTCCTGCTGGGCGGGGCCGCCTACGGATGGGCGGAACTGCGCGCGCTGCTGTCCGGGGTGACGACCTCCGCCGCGCTCGACGGACGGTCCCGGCCGGGCGGGGAAACCAACATCCTCGTCATGGGACTCGATTCGCGGCTCGACGAGCGAGGCGAACCGCTGCCCGCCGAACTGTACGAGCAACTGCACGCGGGCGACCAGCACGTCGGCGGCTACAACACCGACGTGCTGATGCTGCTGCACGTTCCGGCCGACGGGGGACATCCGACGGTCGTCTCCATCCCGCGCGACGACTACACCGACCTCGCCGGCTGTCCGGACGGAGTGTGCCAGGGCAAGATCAAGGAGGCTTACGGGTACGCGTTCGCCGCGGAGGCCAAACGTCTTGCCGCGCAAGGCGTCACCGAGAAGGCGGCTCGCGAACAGAGGGCACGGGACGCCGGCCGGGCGGCGGAAGTCGCCACGGTGCGCCAATTCCTCGGCGGAGTCGCGGTGGACCATTTCGTCGAAGTCACCCTGGTCGCGTTTTACCAGCTGGCCCAGGTCGTGCAGCCGATCACGGTCTGTTTGGCCGAAGCCACGCGCGACAGTTACTCGGGCGCGGATTTCCCGGCCGGGCAGCAGCGGATTTCCGCCGCGCAGGCGCTCGCGTTCGTGCGGCAGCGGCGCGATCCGCAGC
The nucleotide sequence above comes from Amycolatopsis sp. AA4. Encoded proteins:
- a CDS encoding hydroxymethylglutaryl-CoA lyase — protein: MSDAVTICECFARDGLQHEPEPVPTATKIALLNSFARAGFRRIEATSYSHPARVPGFSDASEVLAGIDRRPGVAFKATCPNPRAVERALADLEAGHGAEELSLLVSATEVHTERNLRTTRAGQWERVTEMVKLADGRFRLVGVVSVAFGCPFEGKVDPGRVAEDVARFADLGASLVTLGDTTGVATPGSVRALYSRLSRENPHLPLVAHLHNTRGTGIANAVAALEAGCRHFDSAMGGVGGHPAKIGYGAGLTGNVCTEDLASLFAAMGVETGLDLDQLAAASAACEEALGRPLHSMVARAGFASA
- a CDS encoding MarR family winged helix-turn-helix transcriptional regulator, translated to MAERADGHDLVPISGLLSYRLSRTSSAMSRSAAVRYRRDFDVSLGEWRAIALIAADPTLTLNRLARRAGLDKAQMSRVVSRLTDRGLVNRTAGSGRTSQLALTAEGTRVYRGLITAANERDADFLATLTAEEARVLDRALDKLAEHALAVEESERAHPVAE
- a CDS encoding MFS transporter, producing MAEPSAVAGAPATAAVDRKATYRTIARRVMPLLVLCYVVSYIDRTNIGIAQQGLKRDLGFGPAVYGLGVTLFFVGFILFEVPSNALLARIGARKTLARIMATWGVMTVVTLFVQNEIMFYAARFLLGVAEAGFFPGALYLLSLWFPSSRRTRMTAVFFIGIPVSGALGSVMSGWIMHSLGGAGGLADWQWLFLIEGIPPILLAGLVLLFVTDGPEQAKWLTADQKAAVRADLDADLRDKGPAKQKHSGLLLALRDPKVWILGLCACGAYTLANAVSYWTPRIIANAGVGNVLNLGFFSAIPPLLGIVVMLLVGRHSDRTLERRWHAAISWIAAVCAMLAISVSGGNVVVVILLLAVMAAAHYSGLTVFYSIPSIYLTDRAAATGIAVVTSMGSFAAAASPSLLGFIESSTGSLSLGLQISAGIILLAVVVLLVGVRPGDLRERWR
- a CDS encoding LCP family protein; translation: MERANGHWAERIGVVALVAVLLGGAAYGWAELRALLSGVTTSAALDGRSRPGGETNILVMGLDSRLDERGEPLPAELYEQLHAGDQHVGGYNTDVLMLLHVPADGGHPTVVSIPRDDYTDLAGCPDGVCQGKIKEAYGYAFAAEAKRLAAQGVTEKAAREQRARDAGRAAEVATVRQFLGGVAVDHFVEVTLVAFYQLAQVVQPITVCLAEATRDSYSGADFPAGQQRISAAQALAFVRQRRDPQREFTDLDRERRQQAFLVSLAHQLKEGRVFGDPAKLGQLVSVAKENVAIDSGLDLNALARQAESFAGGDLTLASLPVERFEKDAKGEDVNIVDPVKIRAAAARLLGRTVPPPPAATAGPAVDVVNASGREGAAARVLKTLPSRGYRAGRTSSAKHTHRTIVRYGRGDSSAAAKLVAALGGGYSVGYDGALAAGELKLVLGTDFRETADQVDPVPVSPVSPADELSGGGVPCVR